A stretch of the Ptychodera flava strain L36383 chromosome 18, AS_Pfla_20210202, whole genome shotgun sequence genome encodes the following:
- the LOC139117905 gene encoding uncharacterized protein, giving the protein MEHFESIALTTAPNPPSWWYRYVDDTHTKLERKFADEFTHHINNSDQHIKFTTEEEHDNALAFLDVETIRRPDGQIKTKVFRKSTHTDQYLHFTSNHPLVHKMGVVRTLHHRADLICSDPNDRLEEKTHINNTLHHSGYPSWAIKQATRTRKKAHTNSVQRNGNQKKVHVTAPYIKNLTEILQHTFRTYGVQLHARPFNTIRQLLVCPKDPTPSKDVCGPIYHIRCEGCGDNECKMDYIGETERSLQARVKEHRRPSCVTSEVSKHIHNDSPGHNFMVENVKILDREPDWFKRGIKEAMYIRTHKPTLNRDGGRYQLPRIRDNIKITHAQWC; this is encoded by the coding sequence ATGGAACACTTTGAATCTATAGCTCTGACAACAGCTCCCAATCCACCGTCGTGGTGGTATCGATATGTTGATGACACTCACACAAAGTTAGAGCGGAAATTTGCTGATGAATTTACGCATCATATCAACAACTCGGACCAACACATAAAGTTCACAACGGAGGAGGAGCACGATAACGCATTGGCGTTCTTGGATGTTGAGACAATCAGGCGCCCAGATGGCCAGATAAAAACCAAGGTATTTAGGAAATCAACACACACTGACCAATACTTACATTTCACCTCAAATCACCCCCTGGTTCATAAAATGGGGGTAGTCAGAACCCTCCATCACCGAGCAGATCTCATCTGTAGCGATCCAAATGATAGGCTGGAGGAGAAAACCCACATCAACAATACCCTTCATCACTCAGGTTATCCATCCTGGGCAATTAAGCAGGCAACCCGTACCAGAAAGAAGGCCCACACTAACTCAGTACAGAGGAATGGAAATCAAAAGAAGGTGCACGTAACTGCTCCATACATCAAAAACCTAACAGAAATATTGcagcacactttcagaacatatGGTGTGCAGTTACACGCTAGGCCCTTTAACACCATCAGACAACTACTGGTATGCCCGAAGGATCCCACACCATCGAAAGACGTATGTGGTCCTATTTATCACATCCGATGTGAGGGTTGTGGAGATAATGAATGCAAAATGGACTATATCGGAGAAACAGAACGATCCTTGCAAGCCCGAGTGAAAGAACATCGGCGTCCAAGCTGCGTCACTTCAGAGGTTTCTAAACATATTCACAATGATTCCCCGGGTCATAATTTCAtggtagaaaatgtgaaaatcttggATCGGGAGCCAGATTGGTTCAAGAGAGGTATTAAGGAAGCGATGTACATAAGAACACATAAACCAACGCTGAATCGGGATGGCGGACGGTATCAACTTCCCCGAATCCGGGATAATATTAAGATCACGCATGCGCAGTGGTGCTAA